A stretch of Vigna angularis cultivar LongXiaoDou No.4 chromosome 4, ASM1680809v1, whole genome shotgun sequence DNA encodes these proteins:
- the LOC108343582 gene encoding cytokinin dehydrogenase 5 yields MAVNNYNKLLLITFAICRLIVTVGLTVLPELLDVGLEGRLSVDTWELEAASVDFGRLSRGVPSEVVHPATAQDVARVVKAAFESALAVSARGHGHSINGQALIREKKGVVIEMGKGGGGVRVCEKGMYVDVWGGELWIEVLSATLEYGLAPMSWTDYLYLSVGGTLSNAGISGQTFNHGPQITNVYELDVVTGKGELVTCSEDRNSELFHAVLGGLGQFGIITRARIALEPAPRRVRWIRVLYSNFGRFCEDQEYLISLHGKPGRERFDYVEGFVIVDEGLINNWRSSFFSPSNPVNITSLNADGGVLYCLEITKNYDQENADSVDEEIQGLLKKLHFISTSVFTSDLPYVDFLDRVHKAELKLRSKGLWDVPHPWLNLFVPKSRIKDFDKGVFKGILGNKTSGPILIYPMNKSKWDPRSSVVTPEEDVFYLVAFLRSALDTETLEYLTNQNRQILRFCHGSEIKVKQYLPHYTTQQEWMDHFGDKWTQFNARKMQFDPRRILATGQQIFQFHPSSALTKEDDM; encoded by the exons ATGGCCGTCAACAACTACAACAAGCTTCTTCTCATAACATTCGCCATATGCCGTCTAATAGTAACGGTGGGATTAACGGTGCTCCCGGAGCTGCTCGATGTGGGACTGGAGGGTCGACTGAGCGTCGACACGTGGGAGCTGGAAGCGGCCTCGGTGGACTTCGGGAGGCTGAGCAGAGGGGTGCCTTCAGAGGTGGTGCACCCTGCGACGGCGCAGGATGTGGCGAGGGTGGTGAAGGCGGCGTTCGAGTCGGCGTTGGCGGTGTCGGCGAGGGGACATGGACATTCGATAAACGGGCAAGCGCTgataagagagaagaaagggGTGGTGATTGAAATGGGAAAGGGTGGTGGCGGTGTTAGAGTGTGTGAGAAAGGAATGTATGTGGACGTGTGGGGTGGAGAGTTGTGGATAGAGGTTTTGAGTGCAACATTGGAGTATGGGCTGGCTCCCATGTCTTGGACCGATTACTTATATTTGTCTGTGGGTGGAACCCTATCCAACGCAGGAATTAGTGGACAAACCTTCAATCACGGTCCTCAGATCACCAATGTTTACGAGCTCGATGTGGTCACAG GAAAGGGTGAGCTGGTGACATGTTCAGAAGATCGTAACTCGGAGTTGTTCCATGCTGTTCTTGGCGGTCTTGGACAATTTGGAATCATCACAAGGGCTCGAATTGCTCTCGAACCAGCTCCTCGCAGA GTTCGGTGGATTAGAGTTTTGTATTCGAATTTTGGAAGGTTTTGTGAGGATCAGGAGTATCTGATTTCTCTGCATGGGAAACCAGGGAGGGAGAGATTCGATTATGTGGAGGGTTTCGTGATAGTTGATGAAGGGCTGATAAATAATTGGAGATCTTCGTTTTTTTCACCAAGTAACCCTGTTAATATCACTTCCCTCAACGCCGACGGAGGTGTTTTGTACTGCTTGGAGATTACAAAAAACTACGACCAAGAAAACGCAGATTCTGTTGACGAG GAAATACAGGGTCTGTTGAAAAAGTTGCATTTTATATCAACATCGGTGTTCACATCAGACTTGCCTTACGTAGATTTTCTGGATCGTGTACATAAGGCAGAGTTGAAGCTTAGATCCAAGGGTTTATGGGATGTTCCTCATCCATGGCTCAATCTTTTTGTTCCTAAATCAAGGATAAAGGACTTCGACAAGGGTGTGTTCAAGGGCATTCTCGGAAATAAGACAAGTGGGCCTATCCTCATCTACCCTATGAACAAAAGCAA GTGGGACCCTAGGAGCTCGGTGGTGACACCAGAAGAAGATGTGTTTTACCTGGTGGCATTTCTGAGATCAGCATTGGATACTGAGACACTGGAGTACCTGACTAATCAGAACCGTCAGATTCTGAGATTCTGCCATGGTTCGGAGATCAAGGTGAAACAGTACCTGCCCCATTACACTACGCAGCAGGAGTGGATGGACCACTTTGGCGATAAGTGGACCCAATTCAATGCCAGGAAGATGCAATTCGATCCTCGCAGAATCTTAGCCACAGGCCAGcaaatttttcaatttcatccaTCCTCGGCCCTCACCAAGGAGGATGATATGTAA
- the LOC108343410 gene encoding beta-galactosidase 3, which translates to MEAITNSVSKLLSLFFTLLFVGSQLIHCNVTYDRKSLLINGQRRILISGSIHYPRSTPEMWEDLIRKAKHGGLDVIDTYVFWDVHEPSPGNYNFEGRYDLVRFIKTVQKVGLYANLRIGPYVCAEWNFGGIPVWLKYVPGVSFRTDNEPFKAAMQGFTQKIVQMMKTEKLFQSQNGPIILSQIENEYGPESRAMGAAGRAYLNWAASMAVGLGTGVPWVMCKQNDAPDPVINSCNGFYCDDFAPNKPYKPSMWTESWSGWFTDFGGPIHQRPVQDLSFAVARFIQKGGSYVNYYMYHGGTNFGRSAGGPFITTSYDYDAPIDEYGLIRQPKYSHLKELHRAIKRCEHALVSSDPTVASLGNQQQAHVYSSGTGTCAAFLANYNANSAATVTFNNRKYDLPPWSISILPDCKTDVFNTAKVRVQTSEVKMLPVSTKLFSWESYDEDISSLAESSRITSPGLLEQLNVTRDTSDYLWYITSIDISSSETFLRDGKKPSINVQSSGDAVHVFVNGQFSGSAFGTREQRSFTFNGPIDLHAGTNKIALLSVTVGLPNVGRHYETWETGITGPVLLHGLDQGQKDLTWNKWSYKVGLRGEDMDLASPNGVSSVDWVQESQGTQSRSQLKWYKAYFDAPGGKEPLALDLESMGKGQVWINRQSIGRYWLAYAKGDCNSCTYSGGFRPVKCQLGCGQPTQRWYHVPRSWLKPTKNLIVVFEELGGNPWKISLVKRMVHTSAGHE; encoded by the exons ATGGAAGCCATTACCAATTCAGTTTCCAAgttactttctttgtttttcacgCTCTTGTTTGTTGGTTCTCAGCTGATACATTGTAATGTCACCTATGATAGAAAGTCTCTTCTCATCAATGGCCAAAGGAGAATCCTCATTTCTGGCTCCATTCACTATCCCAGAAGCACCCCTGAG ATGTGGGAGGATCTAATTAGGAAGGCCAAACATGGAGGCCTTGATGTCATAGACACTTATGTCTTCTGGGATGTCCATGAACCATCTCCTGGCAAT TATAATTTTGAAGGAAGGTATGATCTAGTACGGTTTATTAAGACGGTGCAGAAGGTGGGGCTTTATGCCAACCTTCGAATTGGACCTTACGTGTGCGCTGAGTGGAACTTTGG AGGAATTCCTGTATGGTTGAAGTATGTTCCTGGTGTGAGCTTCAGAACGGATAATGAGCCTTTCAAG GCAGCAATGCAAGGTTTCACGCAGAAAATTGTCCAGATGATGAAGACTGAGAAGTTGTTTCAGTCTCAGAACGGTCCAATAATTCTCTCTCAG ATTGAGAATGAGTACGGACCAGAGAGCAGGGCAATGGGAGCTGCTGGTCGTGCGTACTTAAACTGGGCTGCAAGCATGGCTGTTGGATTGGGTACGGGAGTGCCCTGGGTGATGTGCAAGCAAAATGATGCCCCAGATCCCGTG ATCAATTCATGTAATGGTTTTTACTGTGATGATTTCGCTCCAAATAAACCATACAAGCCTAGCATGTGGACTGAGTCTTGGAGTGGCTG GTTTACAGATTTTGGTGGCCCAATTCACCAGCGACCAGTTCAGGATCTATCATTTGCAGTTGCTCGTTTCATTCAAAAGGGTGGCTCATATGTGAATTATTACATG TATCATGGAGGAACTAACTTTGGACGATCAGCTGGAGGCCCATTCATTACTACAAGCTATGACTATGACGCTCCAATTGATGAATATG GTTTGATCAGGCAACCAAAATACAGTCATTTGAAGGAGCTTCATAGAGCTATCAAGCGGTGTGAACATGCTTTGGTTTCTTCGGATCCCACTGTTGCGTCCTTAGGAAATCAACAGCAG GCTCATGTATACTCTTCAGGTACTGGAACATGTGCAGCTTTTCTAGCAAACTATAATGCAAACtctgctgctacggtgacattCAATAACAGGAAGTATGATTTGCCCCCTTGGTCCATAAGCATCCTTCCTGATTGCAAAACTGATGTATTTAATACTGCAAAA GTGAGAGTTCAAACTTCAGAGGTAAAAATGCTTCCTGTCAGTACTAAGTTGTTCTCATGGGAGAGCTATGATGAAGATATATCTTCTCTGGCTGAGAGTTCAAGGATTACATCTCCTGGACTCTTAGAACAACTCAACGTTACCAGGGACACCAGTGACTACCTATGGTACATAACCAG CATTGACATAAGTTCATCAGAAACCTTTCTTCGAGATGGAAAAAAACCCAGCATTAATGTGCAGTCATCTGGAGACGCTGTTCATGTGTTCGTTAATGGGCAATTTTCAG GGTCGGCTTTTGGAACAAGGGAGCAGAGAAGTTTCACATTCAATGGACCTATAGATCTCCACGCTGGAACAAATAAAATTGCTCTTCTCAGCGTGACTGTTGGATTACCT AACGTTGGTCGGCATTATGAAACATGGGAGACAGGGATCACTGGTCCAGTCTTGCTACACGGTCTTGACCAGGGACAGAAAGATTTAACATGGAATAAGTGGTCGTACAAG GTTGGCCTAAGAGGAGAGGATATGGATTTGGCGTCTCCCAATGGGGTGTCGTCTGTTGATTGGGTCCAAGAATCACAAGGTACACAAAGTCGGTCGCAATTGAAATGGTACAAG GCTTATTTTGATGCACCTGGTGGAAAGGAACCACTGGCTTTGGACCTAGAAAGCATGGGTAAGGGTCAAGTATGGATAAACAGACAGAGCATAGGGAGATATTGGTTGGCCTATGCAAAGGGTGATTGTAATTCTTGCACCTATTCTGGAGGCTTTCGCCCTGTAAAATGCCAACTTGGTTGTGGCCAACCCACTCAACGATG GTATCACGTTCCAAGGTCCTGGCTAAAGCCAACGAAGAACTTGATCGTAGTGTTTGAAGAATTAGGCGGAAATCCTTGGAAAATATCTTTGGTTAAGAGAATGGTACATACTTCGGCAGGTCATGAATAA